The following is a genomic window from Anaerolineales bacterium.
CAGCCGGCGATGATGGCGAAGACAAAGGCCAGTTCGTTGGCCTGGCGGATGTCCAAAACACCCATGATCAAAAAGAATGCAATGGCCACAATGCCGGCCCATGCAGCACTGCGCCCGGCGGTGGGCACATCCATACGATAATTTGAAGATCCAGATTTCATGGTCATATCTTCCTCCAGAAGAATAGCGGGGTGGGGTTGTTTGGAGAACGTAGCAGCAGCCCTTTTTGACATGCTAGAATGCCGGCATGTCTACTCGTGTTGTCTTCATGGGCTCGCCGGACTTTGCGCTGCCCAGCCTGCAGCGGCTGGCGGCTGACCATGCGGTGGTCGGCGTGGTGACCCAGCCAGACCGGCCCTTTGGCCGCGGCCGCCAGCTGGCCCCGCCGCCGGTCAAAGAGCTGGCTTTGCAGCTGGGCATCCCCGTGATCCAGCCAGAGCGCTTGCGCGAACCCGCGGCCATGCAGCAGCTGCGCGCCTGGGCGCCAGACGTGATCGTGGTGGCCGCCTTCGGTCAGATCCTGCGCCAGGCGGTGCTGGACCTGCCGCCGCACGGCTGTATTAATGTGCATGCCTCCCTGCTGCCGCGCTGGCGCGGTGCCTCCCCGATCCAGGCGGCCATCTTGCATGGCGACGCTCAGACTGGCGTGACCATCATGTGCATGGACGCCGGCCTGGACACCGGCCCCATGCTCAGCCAGCGCGCCATCCCCATCCAACCAGAGGAGACTGCCGGCACTCTCAGCGACAAACTGGCGCGGCTGGGGGCTGAGCTGCTGGCGGAAACCCTGCCTGGCTACCTGGCCGGGCGTGTGCTGCCACGGCCGCAGCCGCAGGAAGGGGTGACGGTCGTCTCGTTGCTGAACAAAGCTGATGGCGAACTGGACCCGACCCAGCCCGCCGAAGCGCTGGTCCGCCGCGTGCGCGCCTTCCAGCCCTGGCCAGGGGCCTATCTGCCCTGGGCGGGCGGGGCGCTGAAAGTGCAGCGCGCCGAGGCGGCTGCGGGCGGCGGCAACCCTGGGGCACACGTGGTGCACCAGGGTTTGCCGGCCTTAAGCACCACCGAGGGTCTTTTGCTTTTAGAAGAAGTGCAGCCACCTGGCAAAAAGCCCATGTCTGGCGCGGACTTCCTGCGCGGCGCTGGCCGGGACTGGGCCTAGCAGCTGATATAGCTTATATATGGAAAGAGGAAATAGATGAACAAAGCCTACCTTGCAGAATTTATCGGCACCTTTGCTTTGATCTTTGTCGGCGCCGGCGCAGTGGCGATTGGCGCCGGCGGCGTTTTTGGGCGCCGCCTTTGCCCACGGTCTGGTGATCGTCAGCTTTGCCTATGCTTACGGGGCCATTTCCGGCGCACACTTCAACCCCGCGGTGAGCTTCGCCATGGCCCTGCGCGGCAAACAGAGCTGGGGACAGACTGCCGGTTACATGTTGGCGCAGGTGCTGGGTGGCGCGGCGGGCGCAGCCCTGCTCTACTTCGTCTTGGGCGGCGCTTCCAGCGGGTTGGGCGCCACGCTGCCCGCCAGCGGCGTCAGCGCCCTGCAGGCTATCGCGGTCGAGGCGGCGCTTACTTTCTTGCTGGTCAATGCCATTTTCTTCACTACGCAGGATAAGCAAAGTGCGCCCTTCGCCGGCCTGGCCATCGGTCTCACCCTGGTAGCCGCTATTCTGATGGGCGGCCCGCTCACCGGCGCCTCGCTCAACCCGGCGCGCACTATCGGCCCGGCGCTGTTCACCGGCTTCGAACATCTGTGGATCTACCTGGTAGGTCCCTTCGCCGGCGCGGCTTTGGCGGCTGGTGTGGCTTCTTTGCTGAAGAAATAGCTGCAGCGGCGGGCGGCCGTGCAATGGCCGCCCGCCAGCGAAGTAGAACGCAAAACAGGCCTTTGCGCTTCTCGTAAGCAGCGGTACAATGCGCCGAATTTAAAGCGGTGACTTTTGCACCGACCGCAAATTGCTGATCATTATCGAAGTGCCTATAGGGTTCATTCAGGGCTAGTCGCGCTAGCGGCTGGCGGTGATTCTCCCCAAGCATCCAACCGAGAACTGGTCATCGCTTTGCAACGCAAAGAGGTTCTTTTTATGTATGAATTCACCTTGCTACGCCACGGCGAGTCCCAGGGCAATATCGAATCCCGGCACCAGGGCCAATCCGATTGGCCCTTGACCGACCTGGGCAGCCACCAGGCGCTGGCCCTGGCAGAACGCTGGCAGCGCGAGCGCCGCGGCTTCGACCGGGTGCTGAGCAGTCCGCTGCAGCGCGCCCGCCAAACCGCCGAAATCGCCAACAAATTCATCGGCGCGCCGATGGAGCTGGACCAGGACTTTGCTGAGCGCGACCTGGGGCAGTTGACCGGCTTGACGCATGAAGAAGCCAGCCACAGCGTACCCCCGCCGCCCTTCCTCACCCCCTATGAGCCTTACGGCAACACGGGTGAAGGGCAATGGCAGCTCTTTCTGCGTGCCGGGCGCGGCCTGCAGAAGATGCTGGCCTTGCCCAAGGGCAAGTACTTGATCGTCTCGCACCGCGGCTTCTTGGGCATGCTGATGTACGCCATTTTGGGCATTGCCCCGCAGGCCAACTTCCAGGGCCCGCGCTTTCATTTCCAGAACACCGGTTTTGCCCGGCTGACCTATGACACT
Proteins encoded in this region:
- the fmt gene encoding methionyl-tRNA formyltransferase, with translation MSTRVVFMGSPDFALPSLQRLAADHAVVGVVTQPDRPFGRGRQLAPPPVKELALQLGIPVIQPERLREPAAMQQLRAWAPDVIVVAAFGQILRQAVLDLPPHGCINVHASLLPRWRGASPIQAAILHGDAQTGVTIMCMDAGLDTGPMLSQRAIPIQPEETAGTLSDKLARLGAELLAETLPGYLAGRVLPRPQPQEGVTVVSLLNKADGELDPTQPAEALVRRVRAFQPWPGAYLPWAGGALKVQRAEAAAGGGNPGAHVVHQGLPALSTTEGLLLLEEVQPPGKKPMSGADFLRGAGRDWA
- a CDS encoding aquaporin; the encoded protein is MSAPAQWRLAPAAFLGAAFAHGLVIVSFAYAYGAISGAHFNPAVSFAMALRGKQSWGQTAGYMLAQVLGGAAGAALLYFVLGGASSGLGATLPASGVSALQAIAVEAALTFLLVNAIFFTTQDKQSAPFAGLAIGLTLVAAILMGGPLTGASLNPARTIGPALFTGFEHLWIYLVGPFAGAALAAGVASLLKK
- a CDS encoding histidine phosphatase family protein, which translates into the protein MYEFTLLRHGESQGNIESRHQGQSDWPLTDLGSHQALALAERWQRERRGFDRVLSSPLQRARQTAEIANKFIGAPMELDQDFAERDLGQLTGLTHEEASHSVPPPPFLTPYEPYGNTGEGQWQLFLRAGRGLQKMLALPKGKYLIVSHRGFLGMLMYAILGIAPQANFQGPRFHFQNTGFARLTYDTQKHQWRLFAFNDLSHLEDLVVGPTILSESGLVTDSS